In a genomic window of Accipiter gentilis chromosome 23, bAccGen1.1, whole genome shotgun sequence:
- the LOC126049982 gene encoding histone-lysine N-methyltransferase SETMAR, which produces MAAGADLSGGLEPVAVGLWPPGEAPPAFQYSPDNVAGADGDIDPTEITFPGCSCLTSSCMVHTCSCLRLGENYNSLCLRPTGEEEEYTRPVFECNTMCQCGESCQNRVVQRGLQLRLESRTALSKACPLPAKGGD; this is translated from the exons ATGGCGGCCGGGGCGGACCTGAGCGGCGGGCTGGAGCCGGTGGCGGTGGGGCTGTGGCCACCCGGGGAGGCCCCGCCGGCCTTTCAG TATAGCCCAGACAACGTCGCTGGAGCAGATGGAGACATTGACCCCACTGAAATCACTTTTCCAGGGTGTTCTTGTCTTACCAGCTCCTGCATGGTTCACACATGCTCGTGTCTTCGCCTTGGTGAAAATTACAACAGTTTGTGCCTGAGGCCtacaggggaagaggaggagtaCACCAGGCCTGTTTTTGAATGCAATACCATGTGCCAGTGCGGTGAATCCTGTCAAAACAGGGTTGTTCAGAGGGGCTTGCAGCTCAGACTTGAG AGTCGGACAGCGTTAAGCAAGGCCTGTCCTCTCCCAGCAAAGGGAGGAGATTAG